One genomic window of Burkholderia diffusa includes the following:
- a CDS encoding cysteine hydrolase family protein has translation MSNATLPSASRRALIVIDVQNEYVTGNLPIEYPPVDASLANIGRAIDAANAAGVPVIVVQHVAPAGAPIFAPGTDGVALHPVVADRPYAHLIVKAQASSFAGTDLAAWLDAHGIDTLAVAGYMTHNCNASTVYHAAHAGLAVEYLADATGALPYENEAGAVSAEEIHRAYTVVFQSNFAAVMSTDAWIAGLGGAAMPARDSVAASNRRARAQRAKAA, from the coding sequence ATGTCGAATGCCACATTGCCTTCCGCTTCCCGCCGTGCGCTGATCGTGATCGATGTCCAGAACGAATATGTGACCGGCAACCTGCCGATCGAATATCCGCCCGTCGACGCATCGCTGGCGAACATCGGCCGCGCGATCGACGCCGCGAATGCGGCCGGCGTGCCCGTGATCGTCGTCCAGCACGTCGCGCCGGCGGGTGCGCCGATCTTCGCGCCGGGTACGGACGGTGTCGCGCTGCATCCGGTCGTCGCCGACCGGCCGTATGCGCACCTGATCGTGAAGGCGCAGGCCAGCTCGTTCGCCGGCACCGATCTCGCCGCATGGCTCGACGCGCACGGCATCGACACGCTCGCGGTCGCCGGCTACATGACGCACAACTGCAATGCGTCGACGGTCTATCACGCGGCGCATGCGGGGCTCGCCGTCGAGTACCTGGCGGACGCGACCGGCGCGTTGCCGTACGAGAACGAAGCGGGTGCTGTGAGTGCCGAAGAGATTCACCGCGCGTACACGGTGGTGTTTCAGTCGAATTTCGCGGCCGTGATGTCGACCGATGCGTGGATCGCGGGACTCGGCGGCGCGGCGATGCCCGCGCGCGATTCGGTCGCCGCGTCGAACCGGCGAGCCCGCGCGCAACGCGCGAAGGCGGCTTGA
- a CDS encoding helix-turn-helix domain-containing protein, translating into MRAAASSVAAAPTVVAVIAYDGISPFHLSVPSVVFGKERDAAAMPAFEFRVCSAERGPLSTTGGFTITAPYGLDALDDADIVIVPAWRDPDEAPPDVLVDAVRAAAARGAQVVGLCLGAYVLAAAGLLDGRPATTHWAWADDFAQRFPHVKLDPDVLYVDDGNLMTSAGTAAGLDCCLHVVRRRFGSDAANQIARRLVIPPHRQGGQAQYVPQPVAAHPRDARLAGLLDWVRANLDIVHSVDSLAERVLMSRRTFTRHFRQATGTTVTAWLQAERLARAQHLLETTGQSIDAIAQASGYGSSVSLRQHFAGALGTSPSAYRREFRGAGPDARG; encoded by the coding sequence ATGCGCGCCGCTGCGTCGTCCGTTGCCGCTGCCCCGACCGTCGTCGCCGTGATCGCGTACGACGGCATCAGCCCGTTTCACCTGTCGGTGCCGTCCGTCGTGTTCGGCAAGGAGCGCGATGCGGCCGCGATGCCCGCGTTCGAGTTTCGCGTGTGCTCGGCCGAGCGCGGCCCGCTGTCGACAACGGGCGGCTTCACGATCACCGCGCCTTACGGGCTCGATGCGCTCGACGACGCGGACATCGTCATCGTGCCGGCATGGCGCGATCCCGACGAAGCGCCGCCTGACGTGCTGGTCGACGCGGTACGCGCGGCCGCTGCGCGCGGCGCGCAGGTCGTCGGCCTTTGCCTCGGCGCGTACGTGCTCGCCGCGGCCGGGCTGCTCGACGGGCGCCCGGCCACGACGCACTGGGCGTGGGCCGACGACTTCGCGCAACGTTTTCCACACGTGAAGCTCGATCCCGACGTGCTGTACGTCGACGACGGCAACCTGATGACGTCGGCCGGCACGGCCGCGGGGCTCGACTGCTGCCTGCACGTCGTGCGGCGGCGCTTCGGCTCGGACGCCGCGAACCAGATCGCACGCCGTCTCGTGATTCCGCCGCACCGCCAGGGCGGGCAGGCGCAATATGTGCCGCAGCCGGTCGCTGCGCATCCGCGCGATGCGCGGCTCGCGGGCCTGCTCGACTGGGTACGCGCGAATCTGGACATCGTGCACAGTGTGGATTCGCTCGCCGAACGCGTGCTGATGAGCCGGCGCACGTTCACGCGCCACTTCCGCCAGGCGACGGGCACGACCGTCACCGCGTGGCTGCAGGCCGAGCGGCTCGCGCGCGCGCAGCATCTGCTGGAAACCACCGGACAATCGATCGATGCGATCGCGCAGGCGTCCGGCTACGGATCGAGCGTGTCGCTGCGCCAGCATTTCGCGGGGGCGCTCGGCACGTCGCCGTCAGCATATCGGAGGGAATTTCGCGGCGCCGGGCCCGACGCGCGGGGCTAA
- a CDS encoding CoxG family protein: MELNDTLRVPLAPAVVREALEDLALLRASFDHCESFVKHAHGEFALTITVPLGPLRARYDVRAHSASEQGDAEGEPRRVLNFKARADGLGALRGQVELVLRPDDDDAAATRIEYVVWATASGPLAELPARQIENALYEWTDDFFREFCAVVQAKHGLVPNRARSNPQRRQHVFLRPASLLAAAKRPLPPHLGGALGGRVASAVHHRESGPLPVWAWAAIVVFVALLLYAARWINGA, encoded by the coding sequence ATGGAACTGAACGACACCTTACGCGTACCGCTCGCGCCGGCCGTCGTGCGGGAGGCACTCGAGGATCTCGCGTTGCTGCGGGCGAGTTTCGACCATTGCGAATCGTTCGTGAAGCACGCGCACGGCGAGTTCGCGCTGACCATCACCGTGCCGCTCGGCCCGCTGCGTGCGCGCTACGACGTGCGTGCGCATTCGGCGAGCGAGCAGGGCGACGCGGAAGGCGAGCCGCGCCGCGTGCTCAACTTCAAGGCTCGGGCCGACGGCCTCGGCGCGCTGCGTGGGCAGGTCGAACTGGTGCTGCGGCCGGACGATGACGACGCGGCCGCGACGCGCATCGAATACGTGGTGTGGGCGACGGCGAGCGGGCCGCTCGCCGAACTGCCGGCGCGGCAGATCGAGAATGCGCTGTACGAGTGGACCGACGATTTCTTCCGCGAATTCTGCGCGGTCGTGCAGGCGAAGCATGGTCTCGTGCCGAACCGCGCGCGTTCGAATCCGCAGCGTCGCCAGCATGTGTTTCTACGGCCCGCGTCGCTGCTGGCCGCGGCGAAGCGGCCGCTGCCGCCGCACCTCGGCGGCGCGCTGGGCGGCCGCGTCGCGAGCGCCGTGCATCATCGCGAATCCGGGCCGCTGCCCGTCTGGGCGTGGGCGGCGATCGTCGTGTTCGTCGCGCTGCTGCTGTATGCGGCGCGCTGGATCAACGGTGCCTGA
- a CDS encoding DUF427 domain-containing protein — translation MSDAADPCLEIVPNRHRVRVIHRGITYADSHGALTVRETGLPDIHYLPRGDVNMHRLVKSSVTTVCPLRGRAVYFNLQTEDGVIENAAWSYEEPGETASALAHYVAFDVARVDSLIETS, via the coding sequence ATGTCCGACGCTGCCGACCCTTGCCTCGAAATCGTGCCGAACCGCCATCGCGTGCGCGTGATTCATCGCGGCATCACGTATGCCGATTCGCACGGCGCGCTGACCGTGCGCGAAACGGGCCTGCCGGACATTCATTACCTGCCGCGCGGCGACGTCAACATGCACAGGCTCGTGAAGTCGAGCGTCACGACGGTTTGTCCGCTGCGGGGCCGTGCCGTGTATTTCAACCTGCAGACCGAAGACGGCGTGATCGAGAACGCCGCATGGAGTTACGAGGAACCGGGGGAGACAGCGTCCGCGCTTGCGCACTACGTCGCCTTCGATGTCGCGCGGGTCGACAGTCTCATCGAGACGTCCTGA
- a CDS encoding carboxypeptidase-like regulatory domain-containing protein: MQYLRNVSRFAAAAALVAGFAVAAPGAYAQSDGLPAASQQGDVSYVSGGIGKDQSTAFERNEAAWPLALRFTGKGGEYLADVHVRIVDGKGTELLATDARGPYMLVKLPPGRYTVHASYQGSDESRAVTVGAKGGAKAAFQWSAQ; the protein is encoded by the coding sequence ATGCAATATCTACGCAACGTGTCCCGATTTGCCGCTGCCGCGGCGCTGGTCGCCGGCTTCGCGGTCGCTGCGCCAGGCGCGTACGCACAATCGGACGGCTTGCCGGCGGCGAGTCAGCAGGGCGATGTCAGCTATGTGTCGGGCGGCATCGGCAAGGATCAATCGACGGCATTCGAGCGGAACGAAGCGGCGTGGCCGCTCGCGCTGCGCTTCACCGGCAAGGGCGGCGAATACCTGGCCGATGTCCATGTCCGGATCGTCGACGGCAAGGGCACCGAGCTGCTGGCGACGGACGCGCGCGGGCCGTACATGCTCGTGAAGTTACCGCCCGGGCGCTATACCGTGCATGCGTCGTACCAGGGAAGCGACGAATCACGCGCGGTCACGGTCGGTGCGAAAGGCGGGGCGAAGGCCGCGTTCCAGTGGAGTGCGCAGTAG
- a CDS encoding DegQ family serine endoprotease, producing MNTRFLARGAVAVAVAAALSAGYVAGTRRADPQIITPAQAAALMPAEAAAKTGIPDFSGLVETYGPAVVNISAKHVVKQVSRRVPQPQLPMDPSDPFYQFFKHFYGQVPGMGGDTQPDDQPSASLGSGFIVSADGYILTNAHVIDGANVVTVKLTDKREYKAKVVGSDKQSDVAVLKIDASGLPTVKIGDPAQSKVGQWVVAIGSPYGFDNTVTSGIISAKSRALPDENYTPFIQTDVPVNPGNSGGPLFNLQGEVIGINSMIYSQTGGFQGLSFAIPINEAIKVKDELVKTGHVSRGRLGVAVQGLNQTLASSFGLQKPDGALVSSVDPNGPAAKAGLQPGDVILAVNGSPVADSTSLPAQIANLKPGSKADLQVWRDKSRKSISVTLGAMTDAKLASNDGGPVEQGRLGVAVRPLTPQERSATSLSHGLIVQQAGGPAASAGIQPGDVILAVNGRPVTSPEQLRDAVKGAGNSLALLIQRDNAQIFVPVDLS from the coding sequence ATGAACACCCGATTCCTTGCGCGCGGCGCCGTCGCGGTCGCCGTGGCGGCCGCCCTGTCCGCCGGCTACGTCGCAGGCACCCGCCGTGCCGATCCGCAGATCATCACGCCCGCGCAGGCCGCGGCGCTGATGCCGGCGGAGGCCGCGGCGAAGACCGGCATTCCCGATTTCTCCGGGCTGGTCGAAACCTATGGCCCGGCGGTCGTGAACATCAGCGCGAAGCACGTCGTGAAGCAGGTGTCGCGGCGCGTGCCGCAACCGCAGCTGCCGATGGATCCGAGCGATCCGTTCTACCAGTTCTTCAAGCACTTCTACGGCCAGGTGCCGGGCATGGGCGGCGACACGCAGCCGGACGACCAGCCGAGCGCGAGCCTCGGTTCGGGATTCATCGTCAGCGCGGACGGGTACATCCTCACCAACGCGCACGTGATCGACGGCGCGAACGTCGTCACGGTCAAGCTGACCGACAAGCGCGAGTACAAGGCGAAGGTCGTCGGCTCCGACAAGCAGTCCGACGTCGCGGTGCTGAAGATCGACGCGAGCGGCCTGCCGACCGTGAAGATCGGCGATCCGGCGCAGAGCAAGGTCGGCCAATGGGTCGTCGCGATCGGTTCGCCGTACGGCTTCGACAACACGGTCACGTCCGGCATCATCAGCGCGAAATCGCGCGCGCTGCCGGACGAGAATTACACGCCGTTCATCCAGACCGACGTGCCGGTGAACCCCGGCAACTCGGGCGGCCCGCTGTTCAACCTGCAGGGCGAGGTGATCGGCATCAACTCGATGATCTACTCGCAGACGGGCGGCTTCCAGGGGCTGTCGTTCGCGATTCCGATCAACGAGGCGATCAAGGTCAAGGACGAGCTCGTGAAGACGGGCCACGTGAGCCGCGGCCGCCTCGGCGTCGCCGTGCAGGGGCTGAACCAGACGCTCGCCAGCTCGTTCGGATTGCAGAAGCCGGACGGCGCGCTCGTCAGTTCGGTCGACCCGAACGGTCCGGCCGCGAAAGCGGGCTTGCAGCCGGGTGACGTGATCCTGGCGGTCAACGGTTCGCCGGTTGCCGACTCCACGTCGCTGCCCGCGCAGATCGCGAACCTGAAGCCGGGCTCGAAGGCCGATCTGCAGGTGTGGCGCGACAAGTCGAGGAAGTCGATCAGCGTGACGCTCGGCGCGATGACCGACGCGAAGCTGGCATCGAACGACGGCGGCCCCGTCGAGCAGGGGCGCCTCGGCGTCGCGGTGCGTCCGCTCACGCCGCAGGAGCGCAGCGCCACCAGCCTGTCGCACGGGCTGATCGTGCAGCAGGCGGGCGGCCCGGCAGCCAGCGCGGGCATCCAGCCCGGCGACGTGATCCTCGCGGTGAACGGCCGCCCGGTCACGAGCCCCGAGCAGTTGCGCGACGCGGTCAAGGGAGCGGGCAACAGTCTTGCTCTCCTGATCCAGCGCGATAATGCACAGATCTTCGTGCCGGTCGACCTGAGCTGA
- a CDS encoding ATP-binding protein produces the protein MRSIRHQLLIWLLAIVVAGVGAAGWLIYRQALAEANELFDYQLQEIAAALPSEPFSQVFGSRTNGDEGIVIQIWNRNGVLMYFSHPRAPIAPRAELGFSTERTDRGEWRVYGAIVGDNVVQLAQPLSVRNRLAANVALRTLWPLIVLLPFLGAAVWMIVGRGLAPLGRVTRAVEARRPEALDPLPDARLPLEVQPLVRALNGLLARLSAALDTQKAFVADAAHELRTPLAAVQIQAQLVARAKDDASRREALADLQDGVTRATRLAEQLLALARAEPDGATMREPVDLQALLVECVAAHAPLAQRHSIDLGFEERRAATVVADVGALRVMFGNLLDNAVKYTPDGGRIDVSLTHDAAGRVCVQIGDSGPGIPADERERVFDRFYRDSSARARADVSGSGLGLAIVKRVAAQQGATVTLGDAAAGGLLVSVVFRDAERPAPVPEASESV, from the coding sequence GTGAGGTCGATTCGTCATCAATTGCTGATCTGGCTGCTCGCGATCGTCGTCGCGGGCGTGGGCGCCGCGGGCTGGCTCATCTATCGACAGGCGCTCGCCGAGGCGAACGAGCTGTTCGACTACCAGCTGCAGGAAATCGCCGCGGCGCTGCCGTCCGAGCCGTTCTCGCAGGTGTTCGGTTCGCGCACCAACGGCGACGAAGGCATTGTGATCCAGATCTGGAACCGCAACGGCGTGCTGATGTACTTCTCGCATCCGCGCGCGCCCATCGCGCCGCGCGCGGAGCTCGGCTTCTCGACCGAGCGCACCGATCGCGGCGAATGGCGCGTGTACGGCGCGATCGTCGGCGACAACGTCGTGCAGCTGGCACAGCCGCTGTCGGTGCGCAACCGGCTCGCGGCGAACGTGGCGCTGCGCACGCTGTGGCCGTTGATCGTGCTGCTGCCGTTCCTCGGCGCGGCGGTGTGGATGATCGTCGGGCGCGGGCTCGCGCCGCTCGGCCGCGTGACGCGCGCAGTCGAAGCGCGCCGGCCCGAAGCGCTCGATCCGTTGCCCGATGCGCGCCTGCCGCTCGAGGTGCAGCCGCTCGTGCGCGCGCTGAACGGGCTGCTCGCGCGGCTGTCGGCGGCGCTCGACACGCAGAAGGCCTTCGTCGCCGATGCCGCGCACGAGCTGCGCACGCCGCTCGCGGCCGTGCAGATCCAGGCACAGCTCGTCGCGCGCGCGAAGGACGACGCGTCGCGCCGCGAGGCGCTCGCCGATCTTCAGGACGGCGTCACGCGCGCAACGCGCCTCGCCGAGCAGTTGCTCGCGCTGGCGCGCGCCGAACCGGACGGCGCGACGATGCGCGAGCCGGTCGACCTGCAGGCGCTGCTCGTCGAATGCGTGGCCGCGCATGCGCCGCTCGCGCAACGGCACAGCATCGATCTCGGCTTCGAGGAGCGCCGCGCGGCGACCGTCGTCGCGGATGTCGGCGCGCTGCGCGTGATGTTCGGCAACCTGCTCGACAACGCGGTGAAGTACACGCCGGATGGCGGCCGCATCGACGTGTCGCTGACCCACGACGCGGCCGGCCGCGTGTGCGTGCAGATCGGCGACAGCGGCCCCGGCATTCCGGCCGACGAACGCGAGCGCGTGTTCGACCGCTTCTATCGCGACAGCTCCGCGCGGGCGCGCGCCGACGTCTCGGGCAGCGGCCTCGGGCTGGCGATCGTCAAGCGCGTCGCGGCGCAGCAGGGAGCGACGGTAACGCTCGGCGACGCGGCGGCGGGCGGCCTGCTCGTGAGCGTCGTGTTCCGCGACGCCGAGAGGCCGGCGCCCGTGCCGGAGGCGTCCGAATCGGTATGA
- a CDS encoding response regulator, producing MRILLVEDDRMIAEGVRKALRADGFAVDWVQDGDAALTALGGETYDLLLLDLGLPKRDGIDVLRTLRARGLSLPVLIVTARDAVADRVKGLDAGADDYLVKPFDLDELGARMRALIRRQAGRSESLIRHGALTLDPASHQVTLDGAPVALSAREFALLEALLARPGAVLSKSQLEEKMYGWGEEIGSNTVEVYIHALRKKLGSDLIRNVRGLGYMVVKES from the coding sequence ATGCGGATTCTGCTTGTTGAAGACGATCGAATGATTGCCGAGGGCGTACGCAAGGCGTTGCGCGCCGATGGCTTCGCGGTCGACTGGGTGCAGGACGGCGACGCCGCGCTCACGGCGCTCGGCGGAGAGACGTACGACCTGCTGCTGCTCGACCTCGGCCTGCCGAAGCGCGACGGCATCGACGTGCTGCGCACGCTGCGCGCGCGCGGGCTGTCGCTGCCGGTGCTGATCGTCACCGCGCGCGATGCGGTCGCCGATCGCGTGAAGGGGCTCGACGCGGGCGCCGACGACTACCTCGTCAAACCGTTCGACCTCGACGAACTGGGCGCGCGGATGCGCGCGCTGATCCGCCGTCAGGCGGGGCGCAGCGAGTCGCTGATCCGTCACGGCGCGCTGACGCTCGATCCCGCGTCGCACCAGGTGACGCTCGACGGCGCGCCCGTCGCGCTGTCCGCGCGCGAGTTCGCGCTGCTCGAGGCGCTGCTCGCGCGGCCCGGCGCGGTGCTGTCGAAGAGCCAGCTCGAGGAAAAGATGTACGGCTGGGGCGAGGAGATCGGCAGCAACACGGTCGAGGTCTACATCCACGCGCTGCGCAAGAAGCTCGGCTCGGATCTGATCCGCAACGTGCGCGGGCTCGGCTACATGGTCGTCAAGGAAAGCTGA
- the dacB gene encoding D-alanyl-D-alanine carboxypeptidase/D-alanyl-D-alanine-endopeptidase — protein sequence MPIADLSARFAPRARPFLRAAAVVATCTALAFAPSAQARKKSHKEARKTAVVSPAARAAGLPASVLVALQRAKVPASAMSVVVERVGDPEPLIAWNANRPMMPASTMKLVTTFSGLSILGPDYRWRTTAYADGPVDPDGTLQGNLYIKGTGDPKLVPEELIDLVDKLRKAGIKRVAGGLVLDKSYFAASTRDLPSFDDDASAPYNVGPDPLLYAFKAVSFTVTPGDDGKVAVDVLPPLANLSIDNQLYEGTGSCGAAAAAARPTLSAGGGIMTASFVGDYPLRCGAHTTNLAILDHTTFFARGFLALWQQDGGTIAGPVSEGKVPTSARPLAVHHSPVLGSIVYDINKFSNNVMARNLFLTIGAAAGKPPATPEQSSRAIRAFLQKSGIAMPDLELENGSGLSREEHVSAQSLAALLQAANASPVAQAFIDSLPIAGIDGTMKNRLTNAGVLGNAHIKTGTLRDVRAIAGYVAGADGQSYIVVSFINDDHAEAARAAHDTLLEWVYAGAH from the coding sequence ATGCCGATTGCCGATCTTTCCGCCCGGTTCGCCCCCCGCGCCCGCCCCTTCCTGCGCGCGGCCGCCGTCGTCGCCACCTGCACGGCCCTTGCGTTCGCACCGTCCGCGCAGGCCCGCAAGAAGTCCCACAAGGAAGCGCGCAAGACGGCCGTGGTGTCGCCCGCCGCGCGGGCGGCCGGCCTGCCGGCGTCGGTGCTCGTCGCGCTGCAGCGCGCGAAGGTGCCGGCATCGGCGATGAGCGTTGTCGTCGAGCGCGTCGGCGATCCCGAGCCGCTGATCGCCTGGAACGCGAACCGGCCGATGATGCCGGCGTCGACGATGAAACTCGTCACGACCTTCTCGGGCCTGTCGATCCTCGGCCCCGACTACCGCTGGCGCACCACCGCGTATGCGGACGGCCCGGTCGATCCGGACGGCACGCTGCAGGGCAACCTGTACATCAAGGGCACCGGCGATCCGAAGCTCGTGCCGGAGGAACTGATCGACCTCGTCGACAAGCTCCGCAAGGCGGGCATCAAGCGCGTGGCCGGCGGCCTCGTGCTCGACAAGAGCTATTTCGCCGCGTCGACGCGCGACCTGCCGTCGTTCGACGACGACGCGAGCGCACCGTACAACGTCGGCCCCGATCCGCTGCTGTATGCGTTCAAGGCCGTGTCGTTTACGGTCACGCCGGGCGACGACGGCAAGGTCGCCGTCGACGTGCTGCCGCCGCTCGCGAACCTGTCGATCGACAATCAGCTGTACGAAGGCACGGGGTCGTGCGGCGCGGCCGCCGCGGCCGCGCGTCCGACCCTGTCGGCGGGCGGCGGAATCATGACCGCATCGTTCGTCGGCGACTATCCGCTGCGCTGCGGCGCGCACACGACCAACCTCGCGATCCTCGATCACACGACGTTCTTCGCGCGCGGCTTCCTCGCGCTGTGGCAGCAGGACGGCGGCACGATCGCTGGCCCCGTCAGCGAAGGCAAGGTTCCGACCTCCGCGCGCCCGCTCGCCGTCCATCACAGCCCCGTGCTCGGCAGCATCGTCTACGACATCAACAAGTTCAGCAACAACGTGATGGCGCGCAACCTGTTCCTGACGATCGGCGCGGCCGCCGGCAAGCCCCCGGCGACACCCGAGCAGTCGAGCCGCGCGATTCGCGCGTTCCTGCAGAAGAGCGGGATCGCAATGCCCGACCTCGAGCTCGAGAACGGCTCGGGCCTGTCGCGCGAGGAGCACGTGAGCGCGCAGTCGCTCGCCGCGCTGCTGCAGGCCGCGAACGCGAGCCCCGTCGCGCAGGCGTTCATCGACTCGCTGCCGATCGCCGGCATCGACGGCACGATGAAGAACCGCCTGACCAATGCCGGCGTGCTCGGTAACGCGCACATCAAGACCGGCACGCTGCGCGACGTGCGCGCGATCGCGGGCTACGTCGCGGGCGCCGACGGCCAGAGCTACATCGTCGTCAGTTTCATCAACGACGATCACGCCGAAGCCGCGCGCGCCGCGCACGACACGCTGCTCGAATGGGTCTACGCGGGCGCGCATTGA
- a CDS encoding sterol desaturase family protein, producing the protein MRFDVELLLLALAPVFLLCIAWEAWHLARTRAQDHVYAWRDTLCNAVLALMHQGADKLAWLFVIPVYAYCYAHFRLFTWHDGWLSFAVLFVGQDFLYYVFHRASHRVRWLWAAHVVHHSSERMNFSTAFRQSLMYPVAGMWAFWLPLAFLGFPPQQIVGIVLINLAFQFFVHTQAIGKLGWLEYVFNTPSIHRAHHARNPRYIDRNYAGVLVIWDRLFGSYVEESPDDPPQYGIVEPLGSNNPLVATFHEWVSMAADALRVRGWRNKLRAVFGPPEWASAYHAQIAEAANHDPRTVPLAAVRDQ; encoded by the coding sequence ATGCGATTCGACGTCGAATTGCTTCTGCTCGCGCTGGCGCCCGTCTTCCTGCTCTGCATCGCGTGGGAAGCCTGGCACCTCGCCCGCACGCGTGCGCAGGACCATGTCTATGCGTGGCGCGACACGCTGTGCAACGCTGTGCTCGCCCTGATGCACCAGGGCGCCGACAAGCTCGCGTGGTTGTTCGTGATCCCCGTTTATGCGTACTGCTACGCACATTTCCGGCTGTTCACGTGGCACGACGGCTGGCTGTCATTCGCCGTGCTGTTCGTCGGCCAGGACTTCCTCTACTACGTGTTCCATCGCGCGAGCCATCGCGTGCGCTGGCTGTGGGCCGCGCACGTCGTGCATCACTCGTCCGAGCGGATGAATTTCTCGACCGCGTTCCGGCAGAGCCTGATGTATCCGGTCGCGGGCATGTGGGCGTTCTGGCTGCCGCTCGCATTCCTCGGCTTTCCGCCACAGCAGATCGTCGGCATCGTGCTGATCAACCTCGCGTTCCAGTTCTTCGTGCACACACAGGCGATCGGCAAGCTCGGCTGGCTCGAATACGTGTTCAACACGCCGTCGATCCATCGCGCGCACCATGCACGCAACCCGCGCTACATCGACCGCAATTACGCAGGTGTGCTCGTGATCTGGGACCGCCTGTTCGGCAGCTACGTCGAGGAGTCGCCCGACGACCCGCCGCAATACGGAATCGTCGAGCCGCTGGGCTCGAACAACCCGCTCGTCGCGACGTTTCACGAGTGGGTGTCGATGGCGGCCGACGCGTTGCGCGTCCGCGGATGGCGCAACAAGCTGCGCGCTGTTTTCGGCCCGCCCGAATGGGCGAGCGCTTATCATGCGCAGATCGCCGAGGCCGCGAATCACGATCCGCGCACCGTGCCGCTTGCGGCCGTTCGCGACCAATAA
- a CDS encoding SGNH/GDSL hydrolase family protein, which translates to MQSQQQIPTRHRQRLLRTAQVAIAGAALALLAACGGGDDNNNSASNTPPSGVKMQIVSFGDSLSDAGTYSQIKLGFGGGRFTTNPGQVWTQDVAQYYGDTLQPANQGGFGIPLQATGGLGYAQGGSRVTLQPGIGHADASVANSDYAQATTTPIADQVKQYLSQHGSFNAGQIVLINGGANDIFYQAQVAQAQGNTPAAQLAAAQAIGLAAQQLGGIVQQIVAAGATHVFVATVPDIGGTPLALQGGTQAAFTQLSGLFNQTLVGTLAALKVDTTKYAVVDAFTWQDGIAANYQANGFSVSNTDTACNLKAMVQAATQYGVANATAFGSSLFCSPQTYTTANADQTYMFADTVHPTTRLHALFAQYVEQQIAKSGVGK; encoded by the coding sequence ATGCAGTCACAACAACAAATCCCGACGCGCCACCGTCAACGCCTGTTGCGCACCGCGCAGGTCGCGATCGCGGGCGCCGCGCTCGCGCTGCTCGCCGCGTGCGGCGGCGGTGACGACAACAACAACAGCGCGTCGAACACGCCGCCGTCCGGCGTGAAGATGCAGATCGTGTCGTTCGGCGACAGCCTGTCGGACGCCGGCACCTACTCGCAGATCAAGCTCGGCTTCGGCGGCGGCCGCTTCACGACCAACCCCGGCCAGGTGTGGACGCAGGACGTCGCACAGTACTACGGCGACACGCTGCAACCCGCGAACCAGGGCGGCTTCGGCATTCCGCTGCAGGCCACGGGCGGCCTCGGCTACGCGCAGGGCGGCTCGCGCGTGACGCTGCAACCGGGCATCGGCCACGCGGACGCCAGCGTCGCGAACTCTGACTACGCACAAGCGACGACGACGCCGATCGCCGATCAGGTCAAGCAGTACCTGTCGCAGCACGGCAGCTTCAACGCCGGCCAGATCGTGCTGATCAACGGCGGCGCGAACGACATCTTCTATCAGGCGCAAGTCGCGCAGGCGCAAGGCAACACGCCGGCCGCGCAACTCGCGGCCGCGCAGGCGATCGGCCTCGCCGCGCAGCAGCTCGGCGGCATCGTTCAGCAGATCGTCGCGGCCGGCGCGACGCACGTGTTCGTCGCAACCGTGCCGGACATCGGCGGCACGCCGCTCGCGCTGCAAGGCGGCACGCAGGCCGCGTTCACGCAACTGTCGGGCCTCTTCAACCAGACGCTGGTCGGCACGCTGGCCGCGCTGAAGGTCGACACGACGAAATACGCAGTGGTCGACGCGTTTACGTGGCAGGACGGCATCGCGGCCAACTACCAGGCGAACGGCTTCAGCGTGTCGAATACCGATACGGCGTGCAACCTGAAGGCAATGGTTCAGGCCGCAACGCAGTACGGCGTCGCGAACGCGACCGCCTTCGGCTCGTCGCTGTTCTGCTCGCCGCAGACCTACACGACCGCCAACGCGGACCAGACGTACATGTTCGCCGATACGGTCCATCCGACCACGCGCCTGCACGCGCTGTTCGCGCAATACGTCGAACAGCAGATCGCGAAGTCCGGCGTCGGCAAGTAA